Proteins from one Neodiprion fabricii isolate iyNeoFabr1 chromosome 5, iyNeoFabr1.1, whole genome shotgun sequence genomic window:
- the LOC124183232 gene encoding tyrosine-protein kinase CSK isoform X3: MSQNLQNSTLRLIQPTVAAAVMPTYHNTGGGYPNISATPRQAKLDGNQNHHTIPSNLTSHNSLGQNTTQHTASSNLHTVTPLPVSPTMTHHSMSANVTQSLTHGGNLTTPTVIMASNSGNIANPTPMTNNPRHEVKLNAMPWFHGKISRETAERLLRPREDGLFLVRESTNFPGDYTLCVCFQGRVEHYRVKYKNNQLTIDDEEFFENLALLVEHYEQDADGLCTQLTKSLPKQGKQDFCVDPKAFVEAGWVIQTHELELRECIGKGEFGDVLLGVYRGERVAVKMLKDNSEAAQRFLAEASLMTSLIHDNLVKLLGLVFNNQHMYLVTEYMSKGSLVDYLRSRGRLHVSKKDQINFAYDTCAGMAYLESRHVVHRDLAARNVLVAEDNSAKVSDFGLARDENFTLDAGKLPIKWTAPEALRNNIVQIVCRLLESLSKRRI; the protein is encoded by the exons ATGAGCCAAAATCTGCAGAATTCAACGCTG AGGTTGATTCAGCCGACAGTGGCAGCCGCAGTGATGCCTACGTATCACAACACGGGTGGTGGATATCCGAATATTTCGGCGACACCACGTCAAGCGAAGCTCGATGGGAACCAAAATCACCACACAATACCCTCGAATCTTACCTCCCATAATTCCCTCGGCCAAAATACGACCCAGCATACAGCTTCGTCGAATCTGCACACGGTAACACCGTTACCAGTTTCACCTACAATGACACATCATTCGATGTCGGCGAACGTCACGCAATCCCTCACTCATGGTGGTAATTTAACAACACCCACCGTCATAATGGCCTCGAATTCGGGCAACATTGCCAATCCGACACCCATGACGAACAACCCCAGGCACGAAGTCAAGCTGAACGCAATGCC CTGGTTCCACGGCAAGATATCGAGAGAAACTGCGGAGAGGCTGCTGCGTCCAAGAGAGGACGGTCTGTTCCTGGTTAGAGAGTCGACGAATTTTCCTGGCGATTATACGCTGTGTGTGTGCTTTCAAGGCCGCGTCGAGCACTACAGAGTAAAGTACAAAAACAATCAGCTGACCATCGACGACGAGGAGTTCTTCGAAAACCTCGCCCTCCTAGTCGAGCATTACGAGCAGGACGCCGATGGCCTTTGCACCCAGCTCACCAAGTCGCTTCCCAAACAGGGCAAGCAGGACTTCTGCGTTGATCCCAAGGCCTTCGTTGAGGCTGGATGGGTGATACAGACCCACGAACTTGAGCTGAGGGAGTGCATAGGAAAGGGTGAGTTCGGCGACGTTCTTTTAGGGGTCTACAGAGGGGAAAGAGTCGCGGTAAAAATGCTCAAAGACAACAGCGAGGCTGCCCAAAGGTTCCTAGCTGAAGCGAGTCTGATGACCTCCCTTATACACGACAATCTTGTCAAGCTGCTCGGACTCGTCTTCAACAATCAGCACATGTACCTCGTCACTGAGTATATGAGTAAAGGGTCCCTTGTCGATTACCTCAGATCTAGGGGAAGACTTCACGTGTCGAAAAAGGATCAGATCAATTTTGCCTA TGATACCTGCGCTGGTATGGCATATTTGGAATCAAGACATGTTGTGCATCGAGACCTGGCCGCAAGAAATGTCCTTGTTGCGGAGGACAATTCTGCGAAAGTATCTGACTTTGGACTAGCACGCGATGAAAACTTCACTCTTGATGCTGGAAAGCTGCCGATAAAATGGACCGCTCCTGAGGCTCTTAGGAACAAC ATAGTTCAGATTGTTTGTCGCTTGCTCGAGTCGCTTAGCAAAAGAAGAATCTAA
- the LOC124183222 gene encoding uncharacterized protein LOC124183222 codes for MAQKLPDKDYEFIRELITEMVHDRCFCERGSREFVEVDSIRAEPLSFPDKIPVSEIYAAEVGVRFSGELQTFPVVIKLLPKAAEVTNALELFQNEELFYSKIVAKIGTPNFAKCYAADMGRYGGPVIVLENLKVQGYREVERKLDEEHLKVWIKALGTFHGKGLKLKSENPSEFREFHAKLLEATFNEENIRTDMPNRNDILKTAPFRGLKYLKSLPQPDLEFVEKIETRLGRNPYEITRDLATEVSEFSTLCHGGLSRKNLLFKYDEQGKPIDVRIIDWQTTRYCPPGIDLGPIIFTNLDADDRLSKVNRLLDVYFDAVEAELPTVSRKDLRRDVVSKLLFAYNVASFHVPNVDKDLITLEQFVEGVCSLGGEDADQELALILLDLKALGTFD; via the coding sequence ATGGCTCAAAAGTTACCGGACAAGGATTACGAATTCATTCGTGAACTAATCACGGAAATGGTGCACGACCGTTGTTTTTGCGAACGAGGCTCACGGGAGTTTGTAGAAGTCGATTCAATCCGTGCGGAGCCTCTCAGTTTCCCGGACAAGATACCGGTCAGCGAGATATACGCAGCCGAAGTTGGCGTCCGGTTCTCCGGCGAGCTCCAGACATTTCCGGTCGTGATAAAGCTCCTACCGAAGGCAGCTGAGGTGACGAACGCCCTGGAACTCTTCCAGAACGAGGAACTCTTCTACAGCAAGATAGTGGCCAAGATCGGTACGCCGAACTTCGCGAAGTGCTACGCAGCGGACATGGGAAGATACGGCGGTCCGGTGATCGTCCTGGAGAACCTGAAGGTCCAGGGATACAGAGAAGTGGAAAGAAAGCTCGACGAAGAGCATCTCAAGGTCTGGATAAAGGCGCTCGGCACGTTTCACGGCAAGGGTTTGAAGCTGAAGAGCGAGAACCCGTCCGAGTTTCGTGAGTTTCACGCGAAGCTACTGGAAGCCACTTTCAACGAGGAGAACATCAGAACCGACATGCCGAACAGAAACGACATTCTAAAGACGGCCCCCTTCCGGGGCCTCAAGTATCTCAAGTCTCTGCCTCAGCCGGACCTCGAGTTCgtagaaaaaatcgaaaccaGGCTCGGGAGAAATCCCTACGAAATCACGAGGGACCTCGCCACCGAGGTCAGCGAATTCTCCACCCTCTGCCACGGCGGTCTGAGCCGAAAAAATCTACTCTTCAAATACGACGAGCAAGGCAAGCCGATCGACGTAAGAATCATCGACTGGCAGACGACCAGGTACTGCCCGCCTGGCATTGACCTGGGTCCCATCATTTTCACGAACCTCGACGCCGATGATCGACTCTCTAAGGTGAACCGACTCCTCGATGTTTACTTTGACGCTGTGGAAGCGGAGCTACCAACGGTTTCGAGGAAGGACCTGAGGAGGGACGTCGTTTCGAAACTACTCTTCGCCTACAACGTCGCGTCCTTCCACGTCCCCAACGTCGACAAGGATCTGATCACCCTCGAGCAATTCGTCGAGGGAGTTTGCTCACTTGGGGGAGAAGATGCTGATCAAGAACTTGCCTTGATATTGTTGGACCTTAAAGCTCTTGGAACTTTTGATTAG
- the LOC124183220 gene encoding E3 ubiquitin-protein ligase ariadne-1, with product MDSEEETPYDDVDSGNESSGDDVDFAMDIESGNPRERATDIDDYPFEVLSTEEIVQHMVDSIKDVNTVVEIPATTTRILLNHFKWDKEKLMERFYDGDQEKLFAEARVINPFRKGPVINRTRSSQISLSRRTSTNGTEECGICFMTLPSSMMTGLECGHRFCTGCWGEYLTTKIMEEGVGQTIACAAHACDILVDDASVMRLVKDSRVKLKYQHLITNSFVECNRLLRWCPSPDCNNAIKVQYVEPRPVTCKCGHTFCFHCGENWHDPVKCHLLRKWIKKCDDDSETSNWIAANTKECPKCNVTIEKDGGCNHMVCKNQNCKADFCWVCLGPWEPHGSSWYNCNRYDEEEAKAARDAQEKSRSALQRYLFYCNRYMNHMQSLKFESKLYASVKEKMEEMQQHNMSWIEVQFLKKAVDILCSCRQTLMYTYVFAYYLRKNNQSVIFEDNQRDLESATECLSEYLERDITSENLADIKQKVQDKYRYCDSRRKVLLEHVHEGYEKEWWDYTE from the exons ATGGATTCTGAGGAAGAGACGCCCTATGACGACGTTGATTCGGGTAACGAGTCCAGCGGTGATGACGTCGATTTCGCTATGGACATTGAGTCCGGGAATCCCCGCGAACGAGCCACAGATATTGACGATTATCCTTTCGAAGTTTTATCGACCGAAGAGATCGTTCAGCATATGGTGGACTCGATTAAAGACGTAAACACCGTCGTCGAG ATACCTGCAACCACGACTAGGATTTTACTTAATCATTTTAAATGGGACAAAGAGAAATTAATGGAACGTTTTTATGATGGTGatcaagaaaaattatttgcagaAGCACGCGTTATAAATCCTTTTAGAAAAGGACCCGTCATTAACAGGACCAGATCTTCACAAATATCTCTg TCTCGACGAACTTCTACAAACGGAACGGAAGAGTGTGGCATATGCTTTATGACATTACCATCGTCG ATGATGACTGGGTTGGAATGTGGACATAGATTCTGCACAGGGTGCTGGGGAGAATATCTAACTACAAAAATTATGGAGGAAGGTGTTGGCCAGACAATAGCCTGTGCCGCTCACGCCTGCGACATACTAGTCGACGACGCCAGTGTTATGAGACTTGTCAAAGACTCTAGAGTAAAATTGAAGTATCAGCATCTCATTACGAACAGTTTTGTCGAA TGTAACAGACTGCTGAGGTGGTGCCCGTCACCGGACTGCAATAATGCGATAAAAGTGCAATATGTAGAACCAAGACCAGTGACGTGTAAATGTGGGCACACGTTTTGTTTCCATTGTGGAGAGAACTGGCACGACCCTGTTAAATGTCACTTGTTAAGAAAATGGATTAAGAAGTGCGATGACGATTCTGAAACCTCCAACTGGATTGCGGCAAACACAAAAGAGTGTCCGAAGTGCAACGTCACCATCGAAAAGGATGGAGGTTGTAATCACATGGTGtgcaaaaaccaaaattgTAAAGCGGACTTTTGCTGGGTCTGCCTTGGACCGTGGGAACCGCACGGTTCCAGCTGGTATAACTGTAACAGATACGACGAGGAGGAAGCCAAAGCAGCTAGAGATGCTCAAGAGAAATCTAGGTCGGCACTACAAAGATATTTATTCTATTGTAATAGATACATGAATCACATGCAGTCGCTCAAGTTTGAGAGCAAATTGTACGCCAGTGTCAAAGAGAAGATGGAGGAGATGCAACAGCATAATATGTCTTGGATAGAG GtacaatttttgaagaaagCAGTAGATATATTGTGTTCCTGTCGGCAAACTCTCATGTACACATACGTGTTTGCCTATTacttgaggaaaaataatcagtCTGTGATCTTTGAAGATAACCAGAGAGACTTGGAAAGTGCGACCGAGTGTTTGTCTGAATACCTAGAGCGGGATATAACGAGTGAGAATCTGGCCGATATAAAGCAGAAAGTACAAGATAAATACAG ATATTGCGACAGTCGGAGAAAGGTGCTTCTGGAACACGTCCATGAAGGATATGAGAAGGAGTGGTGGGACTATACAGAATAA
- the LOC124183232 gene encoding tyrosine-protein kinase CSK isoform X1 translates to MSQNLQNSTLRLIQPTVAAAVMPTYHNTGGGYPNISATPRQAKLDGNQNHHTIPSNLTSHNSLGQNTTQHTASSNLHTVTPLPVSPTMTHHSMSANVTQSLTHGGNLTTPTVIMASNSGNIANPTPMTNNPRHEVKLNAMPWFHGKISRETAERLLRPREDGLFLVRESTNFPGDYTLCVCFQGRVEHYRVKYKNNQLTIDDEEFFENLALLVEHYEQDADGLCTQLTKSLPKQGKQDFCVDPKAFVEAGWVIQTHELELRECIGKGEFGDVLLGVYRGERVAVKMLKDNSEAAQRFLAEASLMTSLIHDNLVKLLGLVFNNQHMYLVTEYMSKGSLVDYLRSRGRLHVSKKDQINFAYDTCAGMAYLESRHVVHRDLAARNVLVAEDNSAKVSDFGLARDENFTLDAGKLPIKWTAPEALRNNKFSNKSDMWSFGILLWEIYSFGRVPYPRIPLADVVKCVEKGYKMEPPDGCPPEVYEIMRQAWDLQPEKRPTFHDIKVKLGQLKIEYTMCAN, encoded by the exons ATGAGCCAAAATCTGCAGAATTCAACGCTG AGGTTGATTCAGCCGACAGTGGCAGCCGCAGTGATGCCTACGTATCACAACACGGGTGGTGGATATCCGAATATTTCGGCGACACCACGTCAAGCGAAGCTCGATGGGAACCAAAATCACCACACAATACCCTCGAATCTTACCTCCCATAATTCCCTCGGCCAAAATACGACCCAGCATACAGCTTCGTCGAATCTGCACACGGTAACACCGTTACCAGTTTCACCTACAATGACACATCATTCGATGTCGGCGAACGTCACGCAATCCCTCACTCATGGTGGTAATTTAACAACACCCACCGTCATAATGGCCTCGAATTCGGGCAACATTGCCAATCCGACACCCATGACGAACAACCCCAGGCACGAAGTCAAGCTGAACGCAATGCC CTGGTTCCACGGCAAGATATCGAGAGAAACTGCGGAGAGGCTGCTGCGTCCAAGAGAGGACGGTCTGTTCCTGGTTAGAGAGTCGACGAATTTTCCTGGCGATTATACGCTGTGTGTGTGCTTTCAAGGCCGCGTCGAGCACTACAGAGTAAAGTACAAAAACAATCAGCTGACCATCGACGACGAGGAGTTCTTCGAAAACCTCGCCCTCCTAGTCGAGCATTACGAGCAGGACGCCGATGGCCTTTGCACCCAGCTCACCAAGTCGCTTCCCAAACAGGGCAAGCAGGACTTCTGCGTTGATCCCAAGGCCTTCGTTGAGGCTGGATGGGTGATACAGACCCACGAACTTGAGCTGAGGGAGTGCATAGGAAAGGGTGAGTTCGGCGACGTTCTTTTAGGGGTCTACAGAGGGGAAAGAGTCGCGGTAAAAATGCTCAAAGACAACAGCGAGGCTGCCCAAAGGTTCCTAGCTGAAGCGAGTCTGATGACCTCCCTTATACACGACAATCTTGTCAAGCTGCTCGGACTCGTCTTCAACAATCAGCACATGTACCTCGTCACTGAGTATATGAGTAAAGGGTCCCTTGTCGATTACCTCAGATCTAGGGGAAGACTTCACGTGTCGAAAAAGGATCAGATCAATTTTGCCTA TGATACCTGCGCTGGTATGGCATATTTGGAATCAAGACATGTTGTGCATCGAGACCTGGCCGCAAGAAATGTCCTTGTTGCGGAGGACAATTCTGCGAAAGTATCTGACTTTGGACTAGCACGCGATGAAAACTTCACTCTTGATGCTGGAAAGCTGCCGATAAAATGGACCGCTCCTGAGGCTCTTAGGAACAAC aaattttcaaacaaatcggATATGTGGAGTTTTGGTATTCTTCTATGGGAGATCTACTCTTTTGGCAGAGTACCGTATCCTAGAATT CCATTAGCAGATGTCGTGAAGTGTGTTGAAAAAGGCTACAAAATGGAACCACCGGATGGATGCCCACCTGAAGTTTACGAAATCATGAGACag GCGTGGGATCTTCAGCCAGAAAAGAGACCAACCTTTCACGACATCAAAGTAAAACTTGGGCagctgaaaattgaatatactATGTGCGCAAATTGA
- the LOC124183232 gene encoding tyrosine-protein kinase CSK isoform X2: protein MPTYHNTGGGYPNISATPRQAKLDGNQNHHTIPSNLTSHNSLGQNTTQHTASSNLHTVTPLPVSPTMTHHSMSANVTQSLTHGGNLTTPTVIMASNSGNIANPTPMTNNPRHEVKLNAMPWFHGKISRETAERLLRPREDGLFLVRESTNFPGDYTLCVCFQGRVEHYRVKYKNNQLTIDDEEFFENLALLVEHYEQDADGLCTQLTKSLPKQGKQDFCVDPKAFVEAGWVIQTHELELRECIGKGEFGDVLLGVYRGERVAVKMLKDNSEAAQRFLAEASLMTSLIHDNLVKLLGLVFNNQHMYLVTEYMSKGSLVDYLRSRGRLHVSKKDQINFAYDTCAGMAYLESRHVVHRDLAARNVLVAEDNSAKVSDFGLARDENFTLDAGKLPIKWTAPEALRNNKFSNKSDMWSFGILLWEIYSFGRVPYPRIPLADVVKCVEKGYKMEPPDGCPPEVYEIMRQAWDLQPEKRPTFHDIKVKLGQLKIEYTMCAN from the exons ATGCCTACGTATCACAACACGGGTGGTGGATATCCGAATATTTCGGCGACACCACGTCAAGCGAAGCTCGATGGGAACCAAAATCACCACACAATACCCTCGAATCTTACCTCCCATAATTCCCTCGGCCAAAATACGACCCAGCATACAGCTTCGTCGAATCTGCACACGGTAACACCGTTACCAGTTTCACCTACAATGACACATCATTCGATGTCGGCGAACGTCACGCAATCCCTCACTCATGGTGGTAATTTAACAACACCCACCGTCATAATGGCCTCGAATTCGGGCAACATTGCCAATCCGACACCCATGACGAACAACCCCAGGCACGAAGTCAAGCTGAACGCAATGCC CTGGTTCCACGGCAAGATATCGAGAGAAACTGCGGAGAGGCTGCTGCGTCCAAGAGAGGACGGTCTGTTCCTGGTTAGAGAGTCGACGAATTTTCCTGGCGATTATACGCTGTGTGTGTGCTTTCAAGGCCGCGTCGAGCACTACAGAGTAAAGTACAAAAACAATCAGCTGACCATCGACGACGAGGAGTTCTTCGAAAACCTCGCCCTCCTAGTCGAGCATTACGAGCAGGACGCCGATGGCCTTTGCACCCAGCTCACCAAGTCGCTTCCCAAACAGGGCAAGCAGGACTTCTGCGTTGATCCCAAGGCCTTCGTTGAGGCTGGATGGGTGATACAGACCCACGAACTTGAGCTGAGGGAGTGCATAGGAAAGGGTGAGTTCGGCGACGTTCTTTTAGGGGTCTACAGAGGGGAAAGAGTCGCGGTAAAAATGCTCAAAGACAACAGCGAGGCTGCCCAAAGGTTCCTAGCTGAAGCGAGTCTGATGACCTCCCTTATACACGACAATCTTGTCAAGCTGCTCGGACTCGTCTTCAACAATCAGCACATGTACCTCGTCACTGAGTATATGAGTAAAGGGTCCCTTGTCGATTACCTCAGATCTAGGGGAAGACTTCACGTGTCGAAAAAGGATCAGATCAATTTTGCCTA TGATACCTGCGCTGGTATGGCATATTTGGAATCAAGACATGTTGTGCATCGAGACCTGGCCGCAAGAAATGTCCTTGTTGCGGAGGACAATTCTGCGAAAGTATCTGACTTTGGACTAGCACGCGATGAAAACTTCACTCTTGATGCTGGAAAGCTGCCGATAAAATGGACCGCTCCTGAGGCTCTTAGGAACAAC aaattttcaaacaaatcggATATGTGGAGTTTTGGTATTCTTCTATGGGAGATCTACTCTTTTGGCAGAGTACCGTATCCTAGAATT CCATTAGCAGATGTCGTGAAGTGTGTTGAAAAAGGCTACAAAATGGAACCACCGGATGGATGCCCACCTGAAGTTTACGAAATCATGAGACag GCGTGGGATCTTCAGCCAGAAAAGAGACCAACCTTTCACGACATCAAAGTAAAACTTGGGCagctgaaaattgaatatactATGTGCGCAAATTGA
- the LOC124183223 gene encoding uncharacterized protein LOC124183223 — translation MAGDSANNETKERGEQSASARGEPHSRVGGTVECDHPPPDPPGNRNSSSSMNTIANCRYGITASFIQICQIRLQYLFPHLSSPPLRYNTCQDSVELTAERLGNDVIRYLLKEDLYQVSKDPVSRSMRHNVRLMLNKHSILFTSMVNRLNVVPDTAYEAFMAVADELFYNGGITWARIVCLYAFMGRLALWARDRRMYALKKKLPSYVSRYVSEEIAHFIKGYGGWEQLCIEYPVAEEVSGAIWRSLLMTGTTLGLIAIILTVAS, via the exons ATGGCCGGGGACAGTGCTAACAATGAAACGAAGGAGCGGGGCGAGCAGAGTGCGTCAGCTCGGGGGGAGCCGCATTCCAGAGTGGGCGGCACGGTGGAATGTGATCATCCACCTCCCGATCCACCCGGTAACAGGAATTCATCCAGCAGCATGAACACGATAGCGAATTGCCGATACGGTATCACGGCCTCTTTCATCCAAATTTGCCAG ATACGTCTTCAGTATTTGTTTCCTCACCTATCCTCGCCACCGTTGCGCTACAACACTTGCCAAGATTCGGTGGAACTGACAGCAGAGCGTCTTGGTAACGATGTCATACGCTATCTGCTTAAAGAAGATTTATATCAGGTGTCAAAGGATCCAGTGTCCAGAAGCATGCGGCATAACGTACGCCTGATGCTCAATAAGCACAGTATACTATTCACCAGTATGGTAAACAGACTGAATGTTGTTCCTGATACCGCTTACGAGGCTTTCATGGCCGTTGCTGACGAACTGTTCTACAATGGCGGAATAACCTGGGCTAGAATTGTTTGCCTGTATGCTTTTATGGGGCGATTGGCTCTCTGGGCTAGGGACAGAAGGATGTAcgcgttgaagaaaaaattaccctCTTATGTGTCGAGGTACGTCAGCGAAGAAATCGCCCATTTCATCAAGGGATATGGAGGATGG GAACAACTTTGTATAGAGTATCCAGTTGCCGAAGAGGTCAGTGGAGCCATTTGGCGCAGTCTACTAATGACTGGTACAACCCTGGGATTGATTGCCATAATTCTGACTGTAGCATCTTAA